One Candidatus Korarchaeum sp. DNA segment encodes these proteins:
- a CDS encoding (Fe-S)-binding protein: MHDLVTRESFALLPPHVPTIMYVILVPITIVFIYGIYKIFTRFGLWVALRSLRLGPLARGFKRAITQRRVIERPKGFPHLFLFLGTLLLFLGTVTVFLETDVLKHFGFVILKDLTYFVFEFTMDLAGLIFILGILLLFPTREREGKFLLLGLLYIGVSGFLMEATRISTSQNEASQYSFIGYALSNLVGSSLRGIYEAIWWSHALVAFAMIAYLPYTNLLHSLTSLVTSSLEVNELEFPREPFLLQEIEDLEGLRIGFERPEELPWYEKYRLAACVKCGRCTDSCPANQVGRPLSPKEVVLGLRGSLLGTSYELRDETVWSCVACGACSTSCPNYVKPLEFLMERRRKLVFDGKIDKKMGELINSLRRYKNSFSVPQRGRLDWLSSDEDPDYHIWVGCQYSFDPQGKRIVSRLVELLRSSGLRIATLGDMETCCGEPVRRLGEEGMFQEFAIANYELFKELGVKKLLVVCPHGLTVFRKEYPRILKDWSIEVISHVELLARLYAEGKLKLRKLEGVTFHDPCNLSRYNGIVEEPRSILRGLGDYREMRRAGRETFCCGAGGANYWYQTGESVMAKERVKEAQEIGARNVVVACPFCYAMLNDAMKGMGVEDLKVLEISELLE; encoded by the coding sequence GTGCATGACTTGGTAACTAGGGAGAGCTTCGCCCTGCTTCCTCCACACGTCCCCACCATAATGTACGTAATACTTGTTCCTATAACCATTGTTTTTATATATGGGATTTACAAAATATTCACGAGGTTCGGGCTCTGGGTAGCCCTGAGGTCCCTGCGACTCGGCCCCTTGGCTAGGGGTTTCAAGCGTGCGATCACCCAGAGGAGAGTTATAGAGAGACCTAAGGGGTTCCCTCACCTCTTCCTCTTCTTAGGTACCCTCCTTTTATTCTTGGGAACCGTAACAGTCTTCTTGGAGACGGATGTACTGAAACACTTCGGTTTCGTTATCTTAAAGGATCTCACCTACTTCGTCTTCGAGTTCACGATGGACTTAGCTGGTCTTATCTTTATACTCGGAATACTTCTCCTCTTCCCCACTAGGGAGAGGGAGGGGAAGTTCCTACTCCTCGGTTTGCTCTACATAGGTGTCTCCGGCTTCCTGATGGAAGCTACTAGGATCTCAACATCCCAAAACGAAGCATCTCAGTACTCATTCATAGGATACGCCCTGTCGAACTTGGTCGGGAGCTCGTTGAGAGGGATCTACGAAGCGATCTGGTGGAGTCACGCCCTCGTAGCATTCGCGATGATAGCTTACTTACCCTACACCAACCTCCTTCATTCCCTCACATCGCTAGTTACCTCATCATTGGAGGTAAATGAGCTGGAATTCCCAAGAGAACCCTTCCTCCTTCAGGAGATTGAGGACTTAGAGGGCTTGAGGATCGGATTTGAGAGACCTGAGGAGCTTCCTTGGTACGAGAAATATAGATTAGCGGCTTGCGTCAAGTGCGGAAGATGCACTGACTCCTGCCCAGCGAACCAAGTCGGTAGACCCCTCTCACCTAAGGAAGTGGTCCTGGGTCTGAGGGGCTCCCTACTGGGGACCAGCTATGAGCTTAGGGATGAGACCGTTTGGTCCTGCGTCGCTTGTGGTGCTTGTTCAACCTCCTGTCCTAACTACGTTAAGCCACTCGAGTTTCTGATGGAGAGAAGACGTAAGCTCGTTTTCGATGGGAAGATAGATAAGAAAATGGGTGAACTAATAAACAGCCTCAGGAGGTATAAGAACTCCTTCTCAGTACCTCAGAGAGGTAGATTAGATTGGTTGAGCAGTGATGAGGATCCTGATTACCACATCTGGGTCGGATGCCAGTACTCCTTCGATCCTCAAGGCAAGAGGATAGTTAGCAGACTCGTGGAGCTGCTGAGGAGCTCGGGGTTGAGGATAGCTACGCTAGGGGATATGGAGACCTGCTGTGGCGAGCCTGTGAGGAGATTAGGGGAAGAGGGGATGTTCCAGGAGTTCGCTATAGCTAACTATGAACTCTTCAAGGAGTTAGGGGTTAAGAAGCTCCTTGTGGTCTGTCCCCACGGACTCACGGTCTTCAGGAAGGAATACCCCAGGATTCTGAAGGACTGGAGCATAGAGGTTATTTCGCATGTGGAGCTTCTAGCGAGGCTCTACGCCGAGGGGAAGCTCAAGTTACGCAAGCTCGAGGGTGTGACGTTCCACGACCCATGTAACTTATCGAGGTACAACGGTATCGTGGAGGAGCCCAGGTCCATACTGAGGGGACTGGGGGATTATAGGGAGATGAGGAGAGCCGGAAGGGAAACCTTCTGCTGTGGCGCCGGAGGCGCTAACTACTGGTATCAGACGGGAGAGAGTGTAATGGCCAAGGAGAGGGTTAAGGAAGCTCAGGAAATTGGTGCTAGAAACGTAGTGGTAGCATGCCCCTTCTGCTATGCCATGCTAAATGACGCTATGAAGGGGATGGGGGTGGAGGACCTCAAGGTCCTCGAGATCTCCGAATTACTCGAGTGA
- a CDS encoding FAD-binding oxidoreductase, which produces MEADLLVVGAGIFGLSTAYHYLRENPGKSVLIVDKMGDVGQGATAKSAAAFRANLFTSATNRLLAGTSVDFFLHVQEGEGYDLGIMKVGYLVLRSKDQFERIAEVARTLEKIGAVRIYRREELREKLKMNYEFPGDEEAELLNLKEIDYGIFGYKCGYMDADKLAYYYRDRIREMGGDFQFNTKVERVLVEPEVKLGIPREPRAWQKVKFPGVETNRGTLRAKNLVIAAGGWTHLLLDPLGIDCISKPKKRQIFTVRPRTDEQRALLYTPGFNEEGVLPFTILPTEHYIRADKRDGTLWVALSDEIRPFSTDDEPEESFYYDSIYPIVVKYFPQLEGARIDNMWGGLYMINSVDHNPVVFKRSNMVIATGDSGSGIMKGDAVGRIAAALVQGKRETELFGGEKIPSDKLEVIGRSLEPESFVF; this is translated from the coding sequence TTGGAGGCTGATCTACTCGTAGTGGGCGCGGGTATATTCGGCCTTTCAACAGCTTACCATTACCTACGCGAGAACCCAGGTAAGAGCGTCCTCATAGTGGATAAGATGGGGGACGTCGGTCAAGGGGCTACTGCCAAGAGCGCGGCAGCCTTCAGGGCGAACCTGTTCACCTCAGCCACGAACAGGTTACTAGCCGGTACATCGGTGGACTTCTTCCTCCACGTCCAGGAGGGAGAGGGTTACGACCTCGGTATAATGAAGGTGGGCTACCTCGTCTTGAGGAGCAAGGATCAGTTCGAGAGGATAGCTGAAGTAGCTAGGACTCTCGAGAAAATTGGCGCCGTCAGGATATATAGGAGGGAAGAGCTAAGGGAGAAACTAAAGATGAATTATGAGTTCCCCGGTGACGAGGAAGCAGAACTACTCAACCTGAAGGAGATAGACTACGGTATATTCGGTTACAAGTGCGGTTACATGGATGCGGATAAGCTTGCTTACTACTACAGGGATAGGATAAGGGAGATGGGAGGGGATTTTCAGTTCAACACTAAGGTCGAGAGAGTATTAGTCGAGCCGGAAGTCAAACTAGGGATTCCTAGAGAACCCAGAGCTTGGCAAAAAGTCAAGTTTCCGGGTGTAGAGACGAATAGAGGTACTCTGAGGGCGAAGAACCTAGTCATCGCTGCCGGGGGATGGACCCACCTCCTCCTGGACCCCTTGGGTATAGACTGCATATCCAAACCTAAGAAGAGGCAGATATTCACTGTAAGGCCTAGGACCGATGAGCAGAGGGCTCTCCTTTACACCCCCGGGTTCAACGAGGAGGGCGTGCTCCCCTTCACCATACTTCCGACGGAGCACTACATAAGGGCTGATAAGAGGGATGGAACCCTATGGGTAGCGCTCTCCGACGAGATAAGGCCCTTCTCAACTGATGATGAGCCTGAGGAATCCTTCTACTACGACAGCATATACCCGATCGTCGTGAAGTACTTCCCGCAACTCGAGGGGGCTAGGATAGACAACATGTGGGGAGGTCTCTACATGATAAACTCCGTCGATCACAATCCGGTGGTCTTCAAGAGGTCCAATATGGTCATAGCTACTGGTGATAGTGGTAGCGGGATAATGAAGGGGGATGCTGTTGGAAGGATAGCTGCAGCTTTAGTGCAAGGTAAGAGGGAAACTGAGCTCTTTGGAGGGGAGAAGATACCATCTGATAAGCTTGAGGTGATTGGAAGGTCTCTAGAGCCTGAGAGCTTCGTTTTCTGA
- a CDS encoding tRNA uridine(34) 5-carboxymethylaminomethyl modification radical SAM/GNAT enzyme Elp3, with amino-acid sequence MMRQMLGEKGASRSRIASGVTVVSIAARPFPCPHGRCIYCPGGESTPQSYVERSPIVMRGSKLGYDPYLQVIHRLQDFSRLGVHPSKVELIVMGGTFNAQPFDYQEWFVKRALDGMNSYMGPEISSRSLLEAQELNETSSVRCVAMTLETRPDLAMEDHVDRMLYLGFTRVELGVQSPFDDVLLTVGRGHTVGDVRRATRVLKDSAYKVGYHLMPGLPGSDLDRDLEALRLILEDPSFKPDMLKIYPTLVIPGTPLYEIWRRGEYAGITDEEFKEYLMKAIPMLPRWMRLQHVQRDIPEEFIASGPRRRNLRQMVEEALVSRGVKVNEMRFREVGRVSHKGMEPDYDSVRMEVIEYEASGGTEFFLSLVDRNDVLMAILRLRDPSPLAHRWEVDGRTSLIRELHVYGHMVPIGERPGLQAQHRGYGTMLVREAERISLEEIGARRILVISGIGARDYFRKLGYGRITGSFYLGKELSS; translated from the coding sequence ATGATGAGACAGATGCTCGGCGAGAAGGGGGCCAGCAGGTCTAGGATAGCTTCCGGCGTTACAGTTGTCTCCATAGCAGCTAGGCCATTCCCCTGTCCCCACGGCAGATGCATATACTGCCCCGGTGGAGAGAGCACACCGCAGAGCTACGTTGAGAGGAGCCCCATCGTCATGAGGGGATCTAAGCTAGGTTACGATCCTTACCTCCAGGTGATTCATAGGCTTCAGGATTTCTCCAGATTGGGAGTTCACCCATCTAAGGTCGAGCTCATAGTTATGGGAGGCACTTTCAACGCTCAGCCCTTCGATTACCAAGAGTGGTTCGTGAAGAGAGCCTTGGATGGTATGAACAGTTACATGGGTCCTGAGATATCATCTAGGAGTCTCTTAGAGGCTCAGGAGCTTAACGAGACCTCCTCCGTCAGGTGCGTCGCTATGACCTTGGAGACGAGGCCCGACCTAGCTATGGAGGACCATGTGGACAGGATGCTCTACCTAGGGTTCACTAGAGTTGAACTGGGCGTTCAGTCCCCTTTCGATGACGTCCTGCTGACAGTGGGGAGGGGGCACACGGTGGGGGATGTACGGAGAGCCACTAGGGTTCTGAAGGACTCGGCTTACAAGGTCGGTTACCACCTGATGCCCGGTCTCCCCGGTAGCGACCTAGATAGGGATTTGGAAGCCCTGAGATTGATTTTAGAGGACCCTTCCTTTAAACCGGACATGCTGAAGATATACCCTACCCTAGTGATACCGGGGACTCCGCTTTACGAGATTTGGAGGAGGGGAGAGTACGCGGGCATCACTGATGAGGAGTTCAAGGAGTACTTGATGAAGGCGATCCCCATGCTGCCCAGGTGGATGAGGCTCCAGCACGTCCAGAGGGACATACCTGAGGAGTTCATAGCATCTGGTCCTAGGAGGAGGAACCTGAGGCAGATGGTGGAGGAGGCTCTAGTATCGAGAGGTGTTAAGGTAAATGAGATGAGGTTCAGGGAGGTCGGCAGGGTCTCTCATAAGGGAATGGAGCCTGATTACGATTCCGTGCGGATGGAAGTCATTGAGTATGAAGCGAGTGGGGGGACCGAGTTCTTCCTCTCCCTAGTGGATAGGAACGACGTCCTCATGGCGATACTGAGGTTGAGGGACCCCTCTCCACTGGCTCACAGGTGGGAGGTGGATGGAAGGACGAGCTTGATAAGGGAGCTTCACGTCTACGGGCACATGGTCCCCATAGGGGAGAGACCGGGCCTTCAAGCTCAACATAGAGGTTATGGAACAATGCTCGTTAGAGAAGCTGAGAGGATCTCCTTAGAAGAAATTGGAGCGAGGAGGATCCTCGTTATATCCGGGATTGGAGCAAGGGATTACTTCAGGAAGCTCGGTTACGGGAGGATAACTGGCTCGTTCTACTTGGGGAAGGAGTTATCCAGCTAA
- the argH gene encoding argininosuccinate lyase has protein sequence MYRKPGLGEQEDWLLKFTSSLEEDRGLFRAVVLTALAHQIHLFELNLVPEGVRGVISLLLDALGREEEILSGDFEDVHEAVESWVLKRAGDNGGWMAYGKSRNDQVATALRYLAIRELIAILWEINRLRESLLDGAASNLELLTPAFTHLRPAQPSTASHYLLYIEQELFHHYRVIWHILRQVIDLCPLGSGPAAGSSVPLDRGRLAELLGFSGVESNTLLATGSRSFETLTLGALSSLMVMLSRVCEDLIVWSTPNFGIVELPDDHVSTSSVMPQKRNPVTLEVVRAKAGEVIGSLTAILSISKGLPSGYNLDLQETNRHFLKALTDVRESLRVLSDLMRRMRFREVKIDETLTQFIAEEISRKRGISYRSAHSLLASALRESDWDIRRALSDLGLDLPGFEEAIAKVVRGGPNPMNLRIEIEARRRLLRDDINKLVEYEAEKMESEKRLLDLARRIVSRSPNGGNPR, from the coding sequence ATGTACAGGAAGCCGGGGTTAGGGGAGCAGGAAGATTGGTTGCTTAAGTTCACCTCATCGCTTGAGGAGGACAGGGGCTTATTCAGGGCCGTTGTCCTCACGGCTCTAGCCCACCAAATACATCTCTTTGAGCTGAACCTTGTGCCCGAAGGTGTCAGGGGAGTCATATCCCTCCTCCTGGATGCGTTGGGGAGAGAGGAGGAGATCCTCTCGGGTGACTTCGAGGACGTCCACGAAGCCGTTGAGAGCTGGGTACTGAAGAGGGCTGGGGATAACGGGGGATGGATGGCTTACGGTAAGAGCAGGAACGATCAGGTGGCGACAGCTTTACGCTACTTAGCGATCAGGGAGTTGATAGCTATCCTATGGGAGATCAATAGGCTTAGGGAGTCGCTTTTGGATGGAGCCGCATCTAACCTCGAGCTCCTGACACCCGCTTTCACTCATCTCCGACCAGCACAGCCGTCCACGGCCTCTCACTACCTCCTCTACATAGAGCAGGAGCTCTTCCACCACTACAGGGTGATCTGGCACATCCTGAGGCAGGTCATAGACCTCTGTCCCCTGGGCTCTGGTCCAGCTGCTGGAAGCTCCGTCCCCCTGGATAGAGGGAGGCTCGCTGAACTCCTAGGATTCTCTGGTGTCGAGAGCAACACCTTACTGGCTACGGGAAGCAGGTCCTTTGAGACGCTAACGTTAGGCGCGCTCTCCTCACTCATGGTGATGCTCAGCAGGGTCTGCGAGGACCTCATAGTATGGTCGACCCCTAACTTCGGTATAGTCGAGCTCCCGGATGATCACGTCTCAACCAGCAGCGTAATGCCGCAGAAGAGGAACCCAGTGACGTTGGAGGTCGTCAGGGCGAAAGCCGGTGAGGTGATCGGATCCCTCACAGCAATTCTATCGATCAGCAAGGGACTGCCCAGTGGATATAACTTAGATCTTCAGGAGACGAATAGGCACTTCCTGAAAGCTCTCACCGACGTTAGGGAATCCCTGAGGGTGCTCTCCGATCTGATGAGGAGGATGAGGTTCAGGGAGGTTAAGATCGATGAGACTCTCACGCAGTTCATAGCTGAGGAGATAAGCAGGAAGAGGGGGATAAGTTACAGGAGCGCCCACTCCCTGCTTGCATCGGCGCTCAGAGAGTCAGATTGGGATATCAGAAGGGCCTTGAGCGACTTGGGATTGGATTTGCCCGGATTCGAGGAAGCCATAGCTAAGGTGGTGAGGGGAGGCCCCAACCCGATGAATCTCAGGATTGAGATAGAAGCCAGAAGGAGACTTCTAAGAGATGATATCAATAAGCTAGTGGAGTATGAGGCTGAGAAAATGGAAAGCGAGAAGAGATTATTGGATTTAGCTAGGAGAATCGTATCGCGATCCCCTAATGGGGGTAATCCGCGCTGA